DNA sequence from the Chamaesiphon minutus PCC 6605 genome:
TTGGCTGTTCCTGAAACATTTTTCGCAGCAGTACTGTATGAGATTTTAAGATGCTCTTACTTGACTGCCTTGACTCTGTTCCATTCGTCAAGCCTTCCCGCTCCCTCGTGACATACTTTTGCACGATATTCTTAGACACCCCAATTCTTTTAGCCACAGAGCGAATCGTGCTTCCAGGCTCGTTATAGGCACTAACAATTTTTGATATTAAGTCTGGAGAAAAAGATCGCATATTCTTGTCCCTCATTAATTGAAAATTTAAGTTGTGTAACGCGCTCGTCAACAATTGACTTCACTATTTTTTAAATGTAAAGTACGAACTATTAAATCATTAATGTCCATCGACTACTACCTACGTTAAATATTTAGTGATTGGATGTCAACTCAAGCTCGATCTGACATGAGTTCGAGAGAGGAATTAGCGATCGGATATTTTATGAATTTCAGCTATTTGATTGTTTGAATCGGTATTTACCTAAATCGTTCGAGTCACAGTTTATATTCTTAAAATCGAAGTGTGTCATTATGAGCTACATCAATTCACTCAACAAATCTCGGAAAAAGATTTCCTGGAAACAAATTCGCTATGTCTTAATTTCATTTTTCACTTCGATCGCTTGGGGATGGAATTTAGCCCCTAAAGCTGATGCCGCACCAATTTACGATGCTTTTGTAACCTATTCGACTACTAAAATCACAACGATCATGGCTGGATTCCCAGTCGCAGGGCCGCTGTTTACACTTCTGTTTACTGCCATTGCGAACCTGATTCCTTGGGCTGTACTGATGATGGTCGGCGGTATTGTCATCTGGCAAGCTTATTTGGGCTATCAGGAATACGATCGAGAAAACTTTTCGGGGATAGTTAAGCCTTTATTAAATATTATCGTCCTCATAATTCTTGTCATCGCGACAGACAGAATTGTCACCTTTATGTTCACTGGTGCTTAATTCAATCGACTATCTAATAGCTGTAACGGTGTTGACCTAATGATATGGAAAGAAAAACGCGAATCGAGGTAAATAGAGCCTTAAGACGCAGAGCGAAGATGATGGGCATTCCTCGCGATGTGGCGATCGTTTTGGCTTTAATCGTGGTTTTCTGTCTATTTTTAGGATACTTAAAGATTCCTGGCAATATCGTTATAGCTATTTTTGTAACTTTATTTTTCACGGCCTTACTTTCCTTAAAAGACGGAATGGCAGACGTATTAGCTAGAAATAGAGATCCGAAAAATTATACCAGAGGGTGTTTGGACTATCGATCGCCGTTTCCAGATTCGACCCCTCAATTCATAACCCGTCGCATTAAAAAAGACTAGCTGGTACAGTGTTCGTAGCCGCTCCAGCAGGTTATTTACTTGGTTTAAATCCTTTATTTTACGGATCGTTTATGAAAAATAAGGAAAGAAACAAATCCTCAAAACCAAAGCGAGAACTCAGAAAAATCAAGCATAAAGGTTTTGGCAAAAAGA
Encoded proteins:
- a CDS encoding transposase; the encoded protein is MRDKNMRSFSPDLISKIVSAYNEPGSTIRSVAKRIGVSKNIVQKYVTREREGLTNGTESRQSSKSILKSHTVLLRKMFQEQPNETLARYCEILEEKTGLEVSIPTMCRAASELKSRKSRSKKLKI
- a CDS encoding VirB3 family type IV secretion system protein, with protein sequence MERKTRIEVNRALRRRAKMMGIPRDVAIVLALIVVFCLFLGYLKIPGNIVIAIFVTLFFTALLSLKDGMADVLARNRDPKNYTRGCLDYRSPFPDSTPQFITRRIKKD